Below is a genomic region from Miscanthus floridulus cultivar M001 chromosome 1, ASM1932011v1, whole genome shotgun sequence.
tTTGTGCGTTGCGTCAGTCAGCTACGGCTGCAACCGCAAGTGCTCCGTGCTGCAGAGGCGATCGGAACGCCTCCCTCGGCGTGGACGCCTCGCACCCCCTCGCTGACGCTGGCTGGTTGAAGCTGCGCCTAAGGGGCGAGGCGAACCgggaggcggcgacggcggcgctgcacCTCGGCGAGAGGTTCACCTGCTCCAGCGCCTGCAGCTGGAGCTCCGACGGGTAGTCGCGGACGCACCCGATCCGGGGCCCCGCCCCCGTGGTCCACTTGAACGACAGCTGCTTGCCCAGCTGGTACGACTTCATCTCCTTCTTGGAGTTGATCCGCTGCAGGATCTTCTCCCGCGGCACCGGCGCCTGCTGCTCTTCGCCCGCCGCCTGATCGACGACGTCTTCTGGTGGTTCTGGCCGTGCCGTTGCAGTTTCTTCCTCGCATTTCTGGGAATCTGTGCTACCACTGCCAGCAGCTTCAGGACCGGTTTCATCAGGCGCAGCCGTTGTTTGGTCTTGCGTTTTCTCGGTCTCTGAAGTGATTCTCCTGAGACTGCCCCAGAactcctcatcctcctcatctgGGCTCATCTGCAGCAAGCGAGTTCACAGAAAAAGAATTAACCTCACATGAACTTCACTGATGTTCAGTTAACTTTCTGAATGATCAGGGTTGTGATGTGCGAACCTTAACATCGGTTAGATCAACCAAGTTGTCCCTGAGGAAGCTCTTGAACTCTTGGAAGTTCTCCTCTGTCGGCCGGTAGTGCCCGCTGTGAGGCCAGATAGCCTGTCACACAAACATAGCACATTTGCCTCAGCATGACATCTAACAAAGTGGTCACTGAAAGTGCAACTGAAAATCTGCGCATGCTAGAATGGTACTAGATTGATAGGTACCTTCAGAGTTCCATTCTCAACCACCAATCGCCCAGCAGCAGAAGTGGCCCCTCCAGCAAGGAAGCTAGAGTGTTGAAACGTTCCCTTTTTCTTCTGCATTTGATTTGAAGTTACAGGACAATGTTACACGATGAACATATAATTCTAGGCTTTAGTGAACCTTTTCCAATATACGACGGCATCAGAATATTTACCTGGCCAACGTACAAGTTCTTAGACGTGCTAAGAACAAAGATCCACTTTGCGTCTCGCGGTCCGCAAGAAGTGTCAAGGATCTGACCACTTTTCTTGTACAAGAACTTGCCGTCCTCGATTACGACTTCATAGTCCTCTCTTTCTTTCTGCGCAAATATAAGCATGGTACATTAGCCATCGTATTTTTTTCACTTTGCTCAGTCGATCTCCTTTGTTCAGTAAATACTTACTGGACCAAGGTACTTGATGCACTGGCTGAGAAGCTTTGATCTTGAGCACTTGCCTTCAAGATTGATCTCTCTGCCTTCTCCCACATCAAGCCTGCATCGCCAAACCAAGATCATCAGCTTAAGTTATCATTGCAGCCAGCGGCTGAAACTATGAAATCCGAGATAGTAGCAGAGTTAGTGCTAACCAGTAGAAGAAAGGCTGCTTGCTTTCGGAGTGGAGCCAGCAATCATAGTAGTAGTGAAGGTTATGGCCGTACCGGTGCCGCGGGTCAATCTGTTCATCATAAAACAATTTTCAGTTTGATGAAAAGTTAGTACTGCATATATTATATTGGCTGCAAAAAGATGAGTAGAAACTAGTACAAAACTGTTCAGATTCGCAGCATGTACAGGCAGCTGAGATGCTCACTCACCGCTTCGAGCCAGTGCTGCAACGCAAGCTTCTGAGCGTTCTCGTCCTTGAGCAACCCCTTGCCAACCTTGGCGACGCGCGTCCTCGCCCTTGACCACTTGGACATGGCGGTCTCCTGCTTCTCGATGTCGAAGAAGGAGACGGAGCTGCGCTTGAGCAGCGCGAAGTCCAGCAGCTTCCACCAGCTCTGCTCCACGAGCACGGCGCAGTCGGCGAGCTGGCGGCGCGTGCGGAAGCTCTTGTACACCTTCTGCAGCCTCAGCGCCGCCGCCTCGTGCTTGGGGCTGTCCGCGGCCGCCGGCTCGGCGAACCTCGCCCTGGGCAGCAGGGGCCCCGGCGCGGGcatggcggcggcgtcggcggtcCGGATGGAGATCTCGGTCTCCACCTGCAGCAGCGCGGCCTGCGCGCGCTTGAAGCTCAGCGACCCCTCGATGCGCAGCTTGCCGGAGCCCAGCGACGCCCTGAGGATGGCCGGCGCTGGCTCCCCTGCGCCCGCGGTGGAGGACGTCGCCGGCGCTTCCTCCTGCAGGTCCAGCGGGTCGTAGTCGTCGGCGGGGCACGAGAAGAGGACTCCCATGGCGACGCGGCGGCCTTGTTTCCCTTCCTTGTTGTAGCGACTGCAAGAGACCGCGTGCAGCAACCGATTGAAATGCCAGGAAATGTCGCCAGGCAGAGAAGGACAACTAGTAGTACCAAGCAAGAAGATTGGAGCGCGATCGAGAAAAGAAAATGCAAGATGCAAGAAAGAAGCAGCGCCTCCCTAGCTCTCTCACCTGTCACAATGTACGTACGGGCTTGTTGGTGGCTGGAGCTGAGTTCCTCTTCTTATCTTATtggttccttcttccttctccaccttgtcAAACAGAACAGAGGGCTGGGCTGGCTGATGagcactggtggtggtggtggtggtggctaaTTATGTGAGAGGATCAGTGTGAGACAAGACCAATATATAGACAGAGCGGGAGCAGGCGAGCAGCTGATGAGCTGGGGCCCTGGAGGAAGGTCGCTGGCGGTGTGGACTTTCTGGCCGGGCGGGCGCGCGCGCGAGAGAGAAGAAGAACCCAGCAGGGCAACGGGTGATTAGATTTGTGTCCTACACAAAACAAAAATGGCGATTAGTTTTGTGGCGGTTCCACGTGTTGTCGGGGATGGGATGTCATGTCCGATTGGTCTCACTCGAAATCAGAACCGTGGAGGGGCGCTAGGCTGGCTGCCGCGGTCAGTGGCTTGGCTAGCAACCGTGTCCGTCAGGCGTCAGTAGCAGTACTGCAGCAGGTGGTGCCGGTGCCGGTCTCCGCCTCCGCCGTGTATGTTCTCCTCGTCCTCggacgcgccggcgccggcgccggcaatTCACACGTGGCTAGGTACAGCAACCCTAGCCCCAGTTACTACTGTATTCGCGTATCTAGACGAAGTCTCGAGTGAAACGAGGAGACTTGAAGCCCTGATTTCTCCCTCAATTTACCAGAGCTGACGCGACGGTTTACCTCATCAAGACTATATGAGCTTTGCAGTTTCCATGAACCAGgcctgtttagatgccatccaaattccaagttttttcactctctctccatcacattaatttttagccgcttgcatggagtattaaatgtaggtaaaaaaataactaattacacagtttagttggaaatcacgagatgaatcttttgagcctagttagtccacgattggacaatatttgtcaaataaaacgaaagtggtactatttaccggtttgatttttttttgtaatctaaacgaggccctaacCTTGTTGTCTGTGTTATAGTATAGGGGAGTGCAGATTACGGATTGGAGTGACCACCATGCCGACGCtccagaggagggagagggacaccctactactagttttttattttttattgtcGATCCGACGGTCCGTCCAGGATGCCTGTTtaatttaatttatttaattacttGGAACGCGGTGAAATCCGCCATATCGCGCCAACCATCATTTTTTTAGAGAAAGGAAATAAAGAGGACATGTATTTCAACCTGTTGAGAAATAAATACTTAAAAAAAATCCTTTGCTCAATATGGCACCACCAATAGTTGAGTGAAGAGGAGGAAACATATGATGATTGGATTATGTAAAAATCGAGACTGTATTCCACCAGATCCATGTATAGAAATCTAACTTTCCGAGGAATTTCTATCAAGAGAATGATGAAATTATGGAAAAACAAGACTCCCATGAAGGTGAGAATCTTCATGTGGTTCGCTGGCAATTTAAGATAGATTACAAGCCGGTGAGAATTTAAAGAAAAGACACCGGaagggaaacaaaaaaaaaattgtgctTGTGTGCCTGATAGCATGAAAATTTAGCTGGAAACCATCTGGATGCAAACTGAAGACATGGAAGTGGAAAGACTGATGTGAATACCTGTTGTTTCTTTTGCACTAGAATTAGGTGTAGTTGGTTTCTACCTCGCTCTATCTTGGGGCCTTCTTGAACTTGCGCATAGTTTGTAAGCCGGTATCCCCAGCGGTGGAGTTTGTGTGTTTTTAACACTTTGTAAACTTCATTTTGCTTTCTATAAAAGTAGGATCGTTCCTTCGTAAAAAAAGAGAGAGCTAACAATCCATTGAATATATTATGCAACAATTATAGGAATCCTGGTTGGATAGGAACATGAGGGATGGCACGACCCAACGGCCGTTCCAACTTCCAACTTGAACTTTTCAACAACACCCCTTGAAGCCCGAAGCTCTCACCAATTTCCCCTAGATCATGACCCGCTTCTTTGATACACACCACAATATGTTTGTATCACGACACCAACCATGGCACAAAACCCCAAACCTTTCTTAGCTCTTCTTGGCAATGGATGACCTTATTGATTCAATGGAAACCTTTGAATCTAGTTCTTAAAGGATAAGGACTCCAAATTCAGCTCTCAGTTCTCATGATCTCCATCTATTGAACCAAGTCAACCAGGGCCAATCTTGATCAAGTCAATGGTTGACTTAATAATATCCTCAAGGTTATCGCCGAGAAATGATCTCTGGACCTAGAATGGTTTCTACAAACTCTATAGGGTGTACTAGAGGCCCCAATATCAATCTCTTCTCTCTAAAcacaaatcccaaactttatgtCCTATCGGACCGGCTGGGATTATTccctcgtaaatgatcgtaaatttctagccggaacagtatttttctcttacaccaaaccagccagcagtacttcttcacgatccagcaacgaacaagcccagccaaacgaacaggctacatATCATTTACTCAGCACAATCATTTAGATGAGTTGTTCCCCTCTCATTTctcttggccccacctgtcagcttgaAATGAGATCTTCCAGGTAGCTGGTTCAACTCTCTCCCCACCCTACTCACTCACTCCCAAATTTGAACTCACTTTCATGGGCCGTACACGTAAGTTACTTTCCAGTATATATTAGTGCAAACCGCTGGATATACGAGATCTTTGCATGCTCCTCTCACCACGTCACCGTTTAATTTATTCGGCTTTAGACACGTCACCGTAATTTCCTAATCCTAAGAAAATAGCGTAAGAACACGTCAGCGTATTCGTATGTCAACGATATTCTAGTTCCTGCGTCATTTGGCCTGGACACTGGTAGTTACAATTGCTCTTGTTTTAGCTGAATTTTGACCTCGAACAAAACTGGTCGGTCGGCTCTGTCATGTGTGTCGTGTCAAAATAGGATTGGGCCACGAATCTCCCGATAAAATTGGACGGTGAGCTTTCTGGGGACAGTATCAGCTAAGTGCTTGTTTGATAAAGGGCTAATTGCTAGTTAACTAAAAATTAGCTAAAATTAATTCTAATTCATCTAAATAGGAGAGTTAATAAGTGAACTAATTTTCAGTTAAGTCTTAAACCGGTAACTAGCTATCTAACCTTAGCTAATTTGAACAAATTCTTAGCCTCGACTAATAACTGGCTATGTATATCCGAATAGACGTTAAGTctgtttttttttaagttttgaaaGATGGCTAACCACGCGCGGTATCAGCCAAGACTTTATTGTTTgcgaaagaagaagaaaatgataTAATAATGGATGGACTCGTGTCCTTCaaacttttctttttctaagatgGAACCAACTTGTTAGTAGTACAAGATGGCGATACTCCGAATTGAGGTGAACAAGCACATTCAAGGGTTTTTAGCTACATTTTGATTCACCCCACATTCACATAAATGAAGACGAGTTACGGCGGAAAATTAAACCCTCACGTGTAGCCACACTCGGACAACAAATGTGTTCCTTCGAAGAGAGTGTTCGACTGGCATTAAATTTCTACCGTAGCAgctagaaaacactgttcatattGGAATttagtgagagaaaaacactgttccggctgaaaaaaaggccagccagccagccgaagcTGACCAGCCGAACACGCTCGTAGCTCCTTAAGACCTTGTTTGATGCACGTGtattcacttcaatccacatgtgttggagtagaATAGAATAGAACTTAGTTTAATCCCACTCCAATgttcaatccacttcaacacacgtGGATTGATATGAATACATGCACATCCAAATAAGGTCTAAGGCTTAAGTGGAGTTGCGCCTAAGTTTCCTATAGGTAGAGACGTAGAGTAGCCCCTACTCTATCATTTTTACGAGGAAGCAGAGATAAATGGTACTCCTTCCGTGCTAGAAAAAAGAGACTGCATTTTCTTTTTTGACATGTATAGGAACACATTTCTTGCTTCCTTTGAAGTGTGTTCTTTCCTTTAATTTGATAATCCAAAATTGTGCCGAAACTAAAACCTTGTAAGAGTTCGCTCCGTATGTTGTAGAGGCTGCAGGAATtattcctttttatataaaatataTCAATCATATATAATAATGGGGTACATTTATTTAGAAGAATTGATTTTAAAAAAAAGGAATCATATCGGTGTCGATTATATCGATCGGTGTTCCTTAAATGAGAACAAGCACAAGGCAGAAAGAATTGGAATATTTAGACACTCACATAAATGAGAAACCGGCTAGACGTACGTACGTTGACCCCTCAACGCAAAATGCTGGGCAGTGCGTAGCCACACAACCGCAAAGAGACGAATCCAATCAGCAAAACCACGGACATATACGTACACACATATATAAATGTATAAATAATGGTAGTATAAGAAGATGCCATGCAAGCAAGGAATTAATCCAAAACAAGTAGAGTACTCGTGTACTTATGAGAAGAGTTCCAAGCATGATGCATATATATGCCTCATAGTAATaatggctccgttcggcttaccttataatccgcactatttaGCTCATTTTTTTagctaaaacagtatttttctttcacaacaatttagccagaacagtatttttcagccaatgcAGTCAAATTTCAGCgagccgaacagggccaatacGTTCCACGCACTAAACACCCTCGTCAGGAGCACAGATGATACCTTAATCAATCCACAACATGCTTTTATGGCAAACCTGGAACGCCAGGGTGTTTCTGACGCTAATCGTACATCCGTGCGATTATTTAGTAGGCAAGCTTGCATCATTACACGAGAGGATGGGTCATGTCTGACGTGGCTGCTGGCGAAACCGCTGCGTACGTGCACTAGCTCCTATCAGGCTACAGCTAGCTTTTTCTGCTGGCCCGGAGTGAAGAGACTCACCTTCCATGGAAGCTTCATCAATTCTACGGACTGTTCATTTCGGCTGAATTGCTTGTATTTGATTTATAATCCATGACttttgaataatatttttctctcacattaaaCCAGTtggcagtactttcagccatgacttataagtcaatccagccgaaacgaacatcCTGTTAGTAGTAGTAAAAGAAGTTGGTAGGATAGGATCATTGTTAATTTGGATGGACCGATCGATATACATGACGGTGCACAGCTAGGTGGCAAATCTAAGATGGATGAGACATGTCCTTTGGATCATGGCGAGAACGACAGCCGGATTTGTGGGCTCCGACATGTAATTTTGTCTGTTTATTACTAGAATTATCAATCATAGTAGTACGGTGATGCACTTTAGAGTTTGGGCTGCAGCTTTCCACTAGCGGCGGCCGCGCTAGGGCTCTGAATCTGGGGAACGATGGAACCACACACGAAAGATCCCGCTCCACCTGTAGTGTACGTGATGGTCTTCAGCACCGTCAACTGCCTTTTTCGGGTTTTTCTTTATACACTAGGGAACGTATACGTATCTTAGTATCTTCTTTATCTTACTAAAAAGTTAGTAAGTTATTCATGGTTGTCATGATATAGGGAACGCCAGGTACGTGCTTGTGCTTTCAAAACGACGTACAGGCTCACTCGGTAGTAGCCAGGATTTAACATTAATTAAAGTGGTCCAAGTTAATATAAATTTTTATTAGTACATAGTAATATGAATGTAACATATCTCCACATGCAAATATATATAATTTATTAAAACAAAATACAAATAGATTGAAAAAAAAGTCTTACTAACGTCTTAGAGCTCGCTTGGCGCGGCTCCTAGGAGCTCTCCAGCTATTGTACAATAAAATACTGTTGAACATTGTTGCGCACTGCAGCACaacaaaaatggctccggctcctgTTCAAATACACTAAGAAAATAGATGAGCTATAGGTTTGGGGCTTCGACGACTCCTCATAGTAGTGCTATAGTTGTGAAGCTGGAACTCCTCCAAACATACCCTTAAAATGAGCAATACACTCTAAAAATTGTTTAAATGAGATGACTAATATCTTAAAGCAGATTACAATGAACAATTTTCTATACTGTAGTAGATCCGCGTCTTATTGAAATATTCTAATATGTGCAAATCTTATTAAAAGTGCCAAAAGTACAGATGGAGAGAGCAAACTAAACTTGTACATACGCCTCCCTTagcggtgccggtgccggtgagtGTATTGCCATTAGTACATACGTTTATGCATTTGGAACATATATAATACTATGATACTAATGTATGAATGAAACTTTACGCTGGAAATTAATGGAGTGTGTCACTTTCGTGTGTGGCTTAATGAACAGGAGCTGGGATAAGCTAAAGCTGCACTTTTAGGACTAATAATGATTGTATCGATCTGGAGGGATTGCAACATGACTATGGGTGGAGTGTGTGTGTCTGAGTGTCTCTATATAAATATATGAGGGAGAAACTCTCCCCAAGTGTCCACGTCGACCAGTTGGTACGGCTGGAGAAATATATGCTTGtctgaaaaaaaaagtttgtggTGCAAATGATTAGAATACATTGTTGTGAGGCTGGTGATGAGATGGTCCATGGCCAATTTGATAGTCAGTGATCATATACATTGTATTTGTAACGCCAAAAAGGTCATCATTATCAATGTTCCTCTAATTGGCAACTTCACTATTATATATATTCCCTCCGTACTGGTAATTCAAATCGTTTTGTACAAAGCTTTGGTGAaacattgagaatataaatcatgaataacttttaaattGTTGAGTTTTGAAACGTGGAAACCATATGAACAGACTTGTCTTGAAcagtactttcataaaaatatacatatatcactttccagtaaatatttttatgaaaataagaagtcaaagttatgctttggaaaccgtgtcgctgtccaaaacgacttgaatTACCAATATGGAGGGAGTACACAGTAATTAATTGTGTGCGTCTATTCTTTTAGCAATCATTTGAGAAAATAGTTTTCTACATACAGGAACGCGTTTATACGTTCGTGTATATTTGAAGGTATTGCTATTATTTCAACTGAATAGATTTTTGTAAAATGCTTGATTTCTGAAGATCGTAGCATATAGCTAGAAGTCTGGTTTGACCGTTG
It encodes:
- the LOC136497562 gene encoding IQ domain-containing protein IQM2-like is translated as MGVLFSCPADDYDPLDLQEEAPATSSTAGAGEPAPAILRASLGSGKLRIEGSLSFKRAQAALLQVETEISIRTADAAAMPAPGPLLPRARFAEPAAADSPKHEAAALRLQKVYKSFRTRRQLADCAVLVEQSWWKLLDFALLKRSSVSFFDIEKQETAMSKWSRARTRVAKVGKGLLKDENAQKLALQHWLEAIDPRHRYGHNLHYYYDCWLHSESKQPFFYWLDVGEGREINLEGKCSRSKLLSQCIKYLGPKEREDYEVVIEDGKFLYKKSGQILDTSCGPRDAKWIFVLSTSKNLYVGQKKKGTFQHSSFLAGGATSAAGRLVVENGTLKAIWPHSGHYRPTEENFQEFKSFLRDNLVDLTDVKMSPDEEDEEFWGSLRRITSETEKTQDQTTAAPDETGPEAAGSGSTDSQKCEEETATARPEPPEDVVDQAAGEEQQAPVPREKILQRINSKKEMKSYQLGKQLSFKWTTGAGPRIGCVRDYPSELQLQALEQVNLSPRCSAAVAASRFASPLRRSFNQPASARGCEASTPREAFRSPLQHGALAVAAVAD